Proteins from a genomic interval of Flammeovirgaceae bacterium SG7u.111:
- a CDS encoding LysR substrate-binding domain-containing protein: protein MTLTQLEYVLALEKYQNYVRAADACSVTQPALTLQVKNLENELGFMLFDRTKKPVKLTEPGKAFLEQARVILLEVKKANDIAEYQRNTSDGKLKIGIIPTLAPYLLPTFISELNESNPGIKLQVIEEMTSEIVKALKAGELDAGIIATPIKAPGLISFPLFYEKFYLYVSESHPFYNNGKIELGKLKEVDIWLLKEGNCFRNQVGNFCAYGSGNEPKDNFSFESSSIESLMRIVEHRQGLTFIPELATLGIPTDKEDMVKGIVGGEPVREISLVVTRTFVKKHLIDKVMEHIQNNIPKRMLTKPDNAILDTGLNLG, encoded by the coding sequence ATGACCCTTACCCAACTCGAATACGTACTCGCATTAGAAAAATACCAGAACTACGTGAGAGCTGCCGATGCTTGCAGCGTAACCCAACCAGCGCTCACGCTTCAAGTCAAAAACTTGGAAAACGAACTTGGGTTTATGCTTTTTGACCGAACTAAAAAGCCTGTAAAACTAACCGAGCCAGGAAAGGCTTTTCTAGAACAGGCAAGGGTGATTTTGCTGGAGGTAAAAAAGGCAAATGACATAGCCGAATATCAGCGGAACACAAGTGATGGAAAGCTAAAAATAGGGATCATCCCGACCTTAGCTCCTTATTTGTTGCCTACATTTATTTCCGAACTCAACGAGTCTAACCCGGGAATAAAGCTTCAAGTAATAGAGGAAATGACTTCGGAAATTGTGAAAGCACTGAAAGCTGGAGAGCTAGATGCAGGTATCATCGCCACGCCCATTAAAGCTCCTGGACTAATTTCATTTCCTTTATTTTACGAAAAATTCTATCTCTATGTATCCGAATCCCATCCTTTTTATAACAATGGAAAAATAGAACTGGGCAAGCTAAAAGAAGTGGATATTTGGTTGCTAAAAGAGGGGAATTGCTTCCGAAACCAAGTGGGGAACTTTTGCGCCTACGGATCTGGAAATGAACCTAAAGACAATTTCAGCTTTGAAAGCAGCTCAATAGAATCGCTTATGAGGATAGTAGAGCACCGCCAAGGGCTTACTTTCATCCCCGAGCTGGCTACGCTGGGCATCCCTACCGACAAGGAAGACATGGTAAAAGGCATAGTAGGCGGAGAACCGGTGAGGGAAATCAGCCTAGTGGTGACCCGAACTTTTGTAAAAAAGCATTTGATAGATAAAGTAATGGAGCATATCCAAAATAACATTCCCAAGAGGATGCTTACAAAACCTGATAACGCTATTCTGGACACAGGCTTGAACCTTGGCTAA
- a CDS encoding CatA-like O-acetyltransferase gives MDKNFELINIETWPRKKQFLFFKEYEQPFFELCVNVEATPLFTYCKEHRISFFQAYMFLTIKASNRQPEFRLRIIDGQIRSYHTIGGGTTVLNPDETFSFCYFDYLENFKAFRQHAEERLEENRRDFGKLNPQDHRADLIHYSTIPWLAFTSMTHAYRIPTKDSIPKIVFGKYHEEHGKGIIPVAVKVHHALMDALHVAKFVQLLESYFNNPETSLA, from the coding sequence ATGGACAAAAATTTTGAACTAATAAATATTGAAACCTGGCCCAGAAAAAAACAGTTTCTTTTTTTCAAAGAATATGAGCAGCCTTTTTTTGAGCTATGTGTGAACGTAGAAGCAACGCCGCTTTTTACTTATTGCAAAGAGCATCGCATCTCCTTTTTCCAAGCGTACATGTTCTTGACAATAAAAGCCTCTAACCGCCAACCAGAGTTCAGGCTCAGAATTATAGATGGCCAAATCCGCAGCTACCATACAATAGGCGGAGGCACAACCGTGCTAAATCCAGATGAAACATTTAGCTTTTGCTATTTTGACTATTTGGAAAACTTTAAGGCCTTTAGGCAACATGCCGAAGAACGATTGGAGGAAAACAGAAGAGATTTTGGCAAGCTCAACCCCCAAGACCACAGAGCTGACCTTATCCATTATTCCACTATTCCGTGGCTAGCATTTACTTCTATGACCCATGCTTATCGAATCCCTACCAAGGATTCGATCCCTAAAATTGTATTTGGCAAATACCATGAAGAACATGGAAAGGGAATAATACCAGTGGCGGTAAAAGTCCATCATGCGCTTATGGATGCGCTCCATGTTGCTAAATTTGTACAATTGCTCGAAAGCTATTTCAACAACCCCGAAACATCACTTGCATGA
- a CDS encoding T9SS type A sorting domain-containing protein gives MKPLKSLITLFFVALFFYANSFAQGGFGDVPVYNGSTVDRYSSSQTSGFSPSINAELAKSTIIYPNPTFGELTVEISSPEIKGPIQVQVLSQTTGQAVAVERFNKMDDTEEFRIDLLQATPGRYTLMIGYGNNYYRTTIVKR, from the coding sequence ATGAAACCATTAAAATCACTTATTACATTGTTTTTTGTAGCCTTATTTTTTTATGCAAATAGCTTCGCTCAGGGAGGTTTTGGTGATGTTCCTGTGTACAATGGGAGTACGGTAGACCGCTATAGCTCAAGCCAAACTTCGGGGTTTAGCCCGAGTATAAATGCAGAATTAGCAAAATCCACTATAATATATCCTAACCCTACTTTTGGGGAGTTGACCGTTGAGATTTCTTCTCCAGAGATAAAGGGACCAATCCAGGTTCAAGTATTATCACAAACCACAGGTCAGGCAGTTGCGGTAGAAAGGTTCAACAAAATGGATGATACGGAAGAGTTTAGGATTGACCTGTTACAAGCCACCCCAGGGAGATATACGCTGATGATAGGGTATGGGAATAATTATTACAGAACAACAATAGTGAAAAGGTGA
- a CDS encoding nucleoside-diphosphate kinase, producing MATNRTFTMIKPDAFADGHSGAMIKIIEEAGFRIVAAKTTKLTNELAGKFYEVHKERPFYADLCEYMSSGPIIAMILEKNNAVADFRKLIGATNPAEAEEGTIRKQFAKSLQANAIHGSDSDENAAIEGSFYFSTTEEV from the coding sequence ATGGCAACTAATAGGACATTTACGATGATCAAACCAGATGCTTTTGCTGACGGACACTCTGGGGCTATGATCAAAATTATAGAAGAAGCAGGCTTCAGAATTGTAGCTGCAAAGACGACAAAATTGACAAATGAGCTTGCAGGAAAATTCTATGAAGTTCACAAAGAAAGACCTTTCTATGCTGACTTGTGCGAGTACATGAGCTCTGGACCTATCATCGCCATGATCCTCGAAAAAAACAATGCTGTAGCTGATTTCAGAAAACTAATTGGCGCTACAAACCCTGCCGAAGCAGAAGAAGGGACAATTCGTAAGCAATTTGCCAAATCACTTCAGGCAAACGCTATCCACGGCTCAGATTCTGACGAAAATGCTGCTATAGAGGGTTCTTTCTACTTCTCAACAACCGAAGAAGTTTAA
- a CDS encoding C40 family peptidase codes for MKTKLLVLILLVMVGCKSAKVAKTPEGGKTKGASSATAFDSYISGVKDPSLRKDLQAYKAGGIEKPIDTKGATPDGVIKTAKKFLGTPHKMGGTTKKGIDCSGLVMVSFASNGVTLPHGSHEQSRYGRLVLDRSQLQKGDLVYFARTYNSKNMVTHAGIYLGDGKFIHASASKGVMISNLEDPYYWLPKYLFGKRVF; via the coding sequence ATGAAAACCAAATTACTCGTATTGATCTTGCTCGTGATGGTAGGCTGTAAATCAGCCAAGGTGGCAAAGACCCCAGAAGGGGGCAAAACTAAGGGCGCTTCGAGCGCTACTGCTTTTGATTCGTACATTTCTGGGGTAAAAGACCCTTCGCTTCGAAAAGACCTGCAAGCTTATAAAGCTGGGGGCATAGAAAAGCCAATTGACACAAAAGGAGCTACGCCCGATGGCGTGATAAAAACCGCGAAAAAATTCCTAGGGACTCCTCATAAAATGGGAGGCACTACCAAAAAAGGGATCGATTGTTCGGGGCTAGTAATGGTTTCCTTTGCCAGCAACGGAGTTACCTTGCCGCACGGCTCTCATGAGCAAAGCAGGTATGGAAGATTAGTGTTGGATAGGTCTCAGCTCCAAAAAGGCGACTTGGTTTACTTCGCAAGAACCTATAATTCGAAGAATATGGTGACCCATGCGGGGATTTACCTTGGCGATGGGAAATTCATTCATGCTTCGGCAAGTAAAGGGGTGATGATTTCCAACCTAGAAGACCCGTATTATTGGCTTCCAAAGTATCTTTTTGGGAAAAGAGTTTTTTAG
- a CDS encoding cold shock domain-containing protein, translated as MKVGTINYLNDIVGMGFINLKDTKPAIDVFVSKSELEDEIRLGDLVAFDLEDDDRGLTAVNVKLVNHSATHD; from the coding sequence ATGAAAGTAGGTACAATAAACTATCTAAATGACATTGTGGGGATGGGGTTTATCAATTTGAAAGACACAAAGCCTGCTATCGATGTTTTTGTAAGTAAATCTGAATTGGAAGACGAAATCAGGTTGGGAGATCTGGTAGCATTTGACCTTGAAGATGACGACAGAGGGTTGACAGCGGTGAATGTAAAGCTTGTCAACCATTCGGCAACTCACGATTAA
- the fabG gene encoding 3-oxoacyl-ACP reductase FabG — protein MENTSKLSGKNVLTTAGAQGIGESITRHFIDNGANVAIHYFSSADTANQLTEYATSKGQKAIAIPGDLTKEADANIMVEKTVEALGGLDILINNAGSLVARKMLSEMEAEFWHKVMDINLTSMMFVTRAASPYLAKNDNSSIVNLASLAGRKGGHPGSLAYSTSKGAILTFTRALSSELGPQGIRVNAVAPGLILGTSFHNTHTTKESAAATTASIPIQRAGNADDVARAVLYLASEYDGFITGATLDINGGVYNM, from the coding sequence ATGGAAAACACTTCTAAATTAAGCGGAAAGAACGTTCTCACCACCGCTGGCGCTCAAGGAATTGGAGAATCAATCACTAGGCACTTTATTGATAATGGGGCTAATGTTGCTATCCATTATTTTTCTAGCGCCGATACCGCAAACCAATTGACGGAATACGCAACTAGCAAAGGACAAAAAGCGATTGCTATACCTGGCGACCTAACAAAAGAAGCCGATGCGAATATAATGGTTGAAAAAACAGTAGAAGCTCTTGGCGGTTTGGATATACTGATCAACAACGCTGGCTCGCTGGTTGCACGAAAAATGCTGAGCGAAATGGAAGCTGAGTTCTGGCATAAGGTAATGGACATCAACCTTACATCTATGATGTTTGTGACACGAGCAGCTTCTCCTTACCTTGCGAAAAACGACAACAGCAGTATTGTTAATCTGGCATCACTCGCTGGGCGTAAAGGAGGGCATCCAGGGTCGCTAGCTTATTCTACCAGCAAAGGAGCTATCTTAACGTTCACACGAGCGCTATCTTCAGAATTGGGTCCTCAAGGAATTAGGGTCAATGCCGTTGCCCCAGGCCTTATCCTTGGAACTTCATTCCACAATACTCATACTACAAAAGAATCAGCAGCTGCAACAACTGCTAGCATCCCAATCCAACGAGCCGGTAATGCAGATGATGTAGCACGAGCTGTCTTATACTTGGCGTCAGAATACGATGGCTTTATTACTGGTGCTACGCTCGATATCAACGGCGGCGTCTACAACATGTAG
- a CDS encoding alkaline phosphatase D family protein — protein MKPSVRIIHYFIALLILSSCGSEKPAYLKNFDDINNRVWVDKDIYTIPLEDWRVNNGRLECTGSINNMKAVVLTQLLNGTGNLAISVQMGAYEMGEKEGTAGLRIGLQDQTENNIKSLVYYGKGIDIGVHTSGYLFINEEKEQLPNGFSLENFKLVVGAEELVDGYFLKAQVEDKKGNKAIIETEVKELKGGISMVNNFQRRGKSLGMPKFWFDDLSLAGAMLEKQKENSFGPILWSMYTLSKGTMKMTAQMPPIGADDEQNVELQLEKEGTWETVATEGILKDARIATFKLENFDDTKAHKYRLVYNEKRNNGKIEPYFYEGEIQADPKDKPLLIGGLTCQEWQGYPYQPLVNNLAKSNPDLLYFSGDQLYEGNGGYPIRREPGEKTIINYLGKWNMFGWAFGDLMRNRPTICLPDDHEVYQGNLWGEGGKKVTVEQWYDGNPDDRSGYVQPVDMLNVVVKTNAAHLPDPYDATPMDNDIMVYYSDLVYGNVSFGIVMDRAFKSGPEKVSWWEGRSDHLKEPIDSPSQLEKPGLKLLGDRQLEFLEHWVNDWEGAKMKCLLTQTVFASCATHHGPDKMYLHGDLDTGGWPKSARDKAVKLIRKAHAFHIVGDQHIPVLVQYGIDDYQDAGWVFVTPAISVGYERRFKADELGWAVKNRPEHGLPNTGNYLDAFHNKNYIYAISNPTEDTKDPNRYQKAQKRASGYGLITFDTEALTIDTDAIRFLADLDGKPEEARYPGWPKKFDNEENYGKKVAGWLPTLEIKGTESPLVKVIDDNGELVYAYRANSNTYAPRVFKLGAYTIEVSEPESGKSRKFEHINSMVHKDTKMLTCVL, from the coding sequence ATGAAACCATCTGTACGAATTATTCACTACTTTATCGCTTTACTCATTCTCTCAAGTTGCGGAAGCGAAAAACCTGCTTATCTCAAAAATTTTGACGACATCAACAATAGAGTTTGGGTCGACAAAGACATCTACACTATACCTCTTGAAGACTGGCGAGTGAACAACGGCAGGCTGGAATGTACAGGCAGCATCAACAATATGAAAGCCGTGGTGCTCACCCAACTGCTCAACGGCACGGGAAACCTTGCAATTTCGGTTCAGATGGGCGCTTATGAAATGGGAGAAAAAGAAGGGACGGCTGGGTTAAGAATAGGCTTGCAAGACCAAACCGAAAACAACATCAAATCCCTTGTCTATTATGGAAAAGGGATAGACATCGGCGTCCATACCAGTGGATACCTATTTATAAACGAAGAAAAAGAACAGCTCCCAAACGGATTTTCCCTAGAAAACTTCAAGCTTGTAGTCGGGGCTGAAGAACTGGTGGACGGATACTTCCTCAAAGCGCAAGTAGAAGACAAAAAAGGGAACAAAGCCATTATTGAAACCGAAGTAAAAGAACTGAAGGGAGGGATTAGCATGGTGAATAATTTCCAGCGAAGAGGAAAAAGCTTGGGCATGCCCAAATTTTGGTTCGATGACCTCAGCCTAGCAGGCGCTATGTTAGAAAAACAAAAGGAAAACAGCTTTGGCCCTATACTTTGGAGCATGTACACGCTTAGCAAGGGCACTATGAAAATGACTGCCCAAATGCCCCCAATAGGAGCTGACGATGAGCAAAATGTAGAGCTTCAGCTAGAAAAAGAAGGGACATGGGAAACCGTAGCCACCGAGGGCATTTTGAAAGATGCTCGAATAGCGACTTTCAAACTGGAAAACTTTGACGATACCAAAGCTCATAAATACCGCTTGGTTTACAACGAAAAACGAAACAATGGGAAAATTGAACCTTACTTTTATGAAGGCGAAATCCAAGCTGACCCAAAAGACAAACCTTTGCTAATAGGAGGCCTTACCTGCCAAGAGTGGCAAGGCTACCCCTACCAACCGCTGGTTAACAATCTTGCCAAGAGCAATCCTGATCTTTTGTATTTCTCTGGCGACCAACTCTACGAAGGCAATGGCGGCTACCCTATCCGAAGAGAACCGGGTGAAAAAACCATCATCAATTACCTAGGGAAATGGAATATGTTCGGCTGGGCTTTTGGTGACCTGATGCGCAACCGCCCTACCATTTGCCTTCCCGATGACCACGAAGTGTACCAAGGAAACCTCTGGGGAGAAGGCGGCAAAAAAGTAACAGTAGAGCAATGGTACGACGGAAATCCCGATGACCGATCTGGCTATGTACAACCTGTAGATATGCTGAACGTGGTAGTAAAAACCAATGCAGCCCACCTACCCGATCCTTACGATGCTACACCAATGGACAACGACATAATGGTGTATTATTCTGACTTGGTTTATGGCAACGTAAGCTTTGGAATAGTGATGGACAGGGCCTTCAAGTCGGGACCAGAAAAAGTCTCTTGGTGGGAAGGGCGTTCCGATCATCTCAAAGAACCAATTGACAGCCCTTCACAGCTTGAAAAACCGGGCTTGAAATTATTGGGAGATAGGCAATTGGAATTTCTGGAACATTGGGTGAACGACTGGGAAGGGGCAAAAATGAAATGCCTGCTCACCCAAACCGTATTTGCCAGTTGTGCCACCCACCATGGACCTGATAAAATGTACCTCCACGGCGACCTTGACACAGGAGGCTGGCCCAAATCGGCAAGAGATAAAGCCGTTAAACTTATCAGAAAAGCACATGCCTTCCACATAGTGGGCGATCAGCACATCCCTGTATTGGTGCAATACGGCATAGACGACTACCAAGATGCCGGATGGGTATTTGTTACCCCAGCCATTTCGGTTGGTTACGAGCGTAGGTTCAAAGCAGATGAACTGGGCTGGGCAGTAAAAAACCGGCCCGAACACGGCTTGCCCAACACAGGAAACTACCTTGATGCCTTCCACAACAAAAACTACATCTACGCTATTTCAAACCCAACAGAAGACACAAAAGACCCGAACAGGTACCAAAAAGCACAAAAAAGAGCTTCTGGCTATGGACTCATCACCTTCGATACCGAAGCCCTTACTATTGATACCGATGCCATCCGCTTCTTAGCCGACTTGGACGGCAAACCTGAAGAAGCCCGTTACCCAGGCTGGCCAAAGAAATTTGACAACGAGGAAAACTACGGAAAAAAGGTAGCTGGTTGGCTGCCTACGCTTGAAATAAAAGGGACAGAAAGCCCGCTAGTAAAAGTGATAGACGACAATGGTGAGTTGGTATACGCCTACCGGGCAAACAGCAACACCTATGCGCCAAGAGTGTTCAAACTAGGAGCATATACCATCGAAGTTTCCGAACCAGAAAGCGGCAAAAGCCGAAAGTTTGAGCATATCAACAGCATGGTTCACAAAGACACCAAAATGCTTACTTGTGTGCTTTAA
- a CDS encoding MFS transporter: MKNETQKLSTKEKIGYSLGDLSANLIFQTLITYLAFFYTDVFGLEQNTASSVIFWVGMVAALVFNPLIGVLADRTNTKWGKFRPWVLWTAVPLGIASLLTFTTPDLDASGKIIYAVVTYSILLFLYAANNLPYSSLSGVITGDMSERNSLSSYRFVAVMVAQFIVQVFMFPFIEYVGGGDKVEGFSKVNTFLAITGTVLLIITFLTTKERIIPKPEQKSTLKEDFGDLIKNKPWVIMLVVTILVFVTLAMKGGSYLYYFQNYVDQESLSAFLVPVDKLFSSMGLSFDSPASMGFALFNAGGIIFMIVGISFSKNLADKYGKRDVFQLFLFISTVPILLFYFYEPYSIVIIFISQILHGFFYGITIPLLWAMIADVADYSEWKNNRRATAIIFSAMLMGLKIGLTVGGSLIPKINNWYGYIPNSDTQSESALSGIKMLVSIYPSITFFVACALLFFYKLNKQMEVKIEKELSDRRNEN, from the coding sequence ATGAAAAACGAAACACAGAAACTTTCAACCAAAGAAAAAATTGGCTACAGCCTTGGCGACCTCTCTGCCAACCTGATCTTTCAAACTCTTATCACTTACCTGGCTTTTTTCTATACAGATGTATTTGGCTTGGAGCAAAATACGGCTTCCTCAGTTATATTTTGGGTAGGAATGGTAGCCGCTTTGGTTTTTAACCCATTAATTGGGGTATTAGCCGATCGAACAAATACCAAATGGGGGAAATTTAGGCCATGGGTATTGTGGACGGCTGTTCCGCTTGGAATCGCTTCTTTGCTCACGTTCACCACGCCCGATCTGGACGCTTCTGGCAAAATAATCTATGCTGTAGTCACCTATTCTATTTTGCTTTTTTTGTATGCGGCCAACAATTTGCCTTACTCTTCTCTCAGCGGTGTGATCACGGGCGATATGAGTGAGCGGAACAGCTTATCGTCTTACCGGTTTGTTGCGGTGATGGTAGCGCAGTTCATTGTCCAAGTGTTCATGTTCCCGTTTATCGAATATGTAGGGGGAGGGGACAAGGTCGAAGGGTTTTCCAAGGTAAATACTTTTCTGGCCATCACAGGAACCGTTCTGCTGATCATCACTTTTCTCACTACCAAAGAGCGGATCATTCCCAAGCCAGAGCAGAAATCTACCCTAAAAGAAGACTTTGGAGACCTGATAAAAAACAAGCCTTGGGTCATTATGCTAGTGGTGACTATTTTGGTATTTGTCACACTGGCAATGAAGGGCGGAAGCTATCTGTATTATTTCCAAAACTACGTGGATCAAGAGAGCCTATCGGCATTTTTAGTACCGGTAGATAAGTTGTTTTCGTCCATGGGGTTGAGCTTTGACTCCCCTGCCTCTATGGGCTTTGCGCTTTTCAATGCAGGTGGAATTATATTTATGATCGTCGGGATTTCATTTTCAAAAAACTTGGCGGATAAATATGGAAAAAGAGATGTTTTTCAGCTTTTCCTATTCATTTCCACCGTCCCAATTCTCTTGTTTTATTTCTACGAACCCTATTCTATAGTTATAATTTTCATTTCCCAAATCCTGCACGGCTTCTTTTATGGAATAACTATTCCGTTGTTATGGGCGATGATTGCCGATGTTGCCGATTATTCGGAGTGGAAAAATAACAGAAGGGCTACTGCTATTATCTTCTCGGCAATGCTCATGGGGCTTAAAATTGGGCTAACCGTTGGAGGCTCGCTCATCCCGAAAATCAATAATTGGTATGGATATATCCCAAACAGCGATACCCAGTCGGAAAGCGCACTTTCAGGGATTAAAATGCTTGTCAGTATTTATCCTTCCATCACATTTTTTGTTGCATGTGCGCTGCTGTTTTTCTATAAATTAAACAAACAGATGGAAGTGAAAATTGAAAAAGAGTTAAGTGACCGTAGGAATGAAAATTAA
- a CDS encoding glycoside hydrolase family 43 protein — protein sequence MSEIIDTKKVQELKSKEISKPLVSHMYTADPSAHVFGGKIYIYPSHDIDAGIPFNDNGDHFGMQDYHVLSMETPDSEAVDHGVALDVKDVLWAERQMWAPDAAEKEGKYYLYFPAKRKDGIFQIGVAVGDKPEGPFVPQPEAIKGSYSIDPAVFQGDDDQYYLYFGGIWGGQLQKYRNNKYGESLEEPEDGQPALGPIMAKLNEDMTEFAEEPVELKILDENGDELLAGDHERRYFEAPWVHKFNGKYYFSYSTGDTHLICYAIGDSPYGPFTYQGVVLNPVIGWTNHHSIAQFEGKWYLFYHDSSLSEGVTHLRSVKMVELVHNPDGSIQTVDAYQL from the coding sequence ATGTCTGAAATAATTGATACTAAAAAAGTTCAAGAATTGAAATCCAAAGAGATTTCAAAACCTTTGGTTTCGCACATGTACACTGCCGATCCTTCGGCGCATGTGTTTGGTGGGAAAATTTACATCTACCCCTCTCACGACATTGATGCTGGCATTCCTTTCAATGACAACGGAGACCACTTCGGAATGCAGGATTACCACGTACTTTCGATGGAAACTCCTGACTCGGAAGCGGTTGACCATGGCGTGGCACTAGATGTGAAAGATGTGCTTTGGGCGGAGCGCCAAATGTGGGCACCCGATGCCGCCGAGAAAGAAGGCAAGTATTACCTCTATTTCCCAGCAAAACGCAAAGACGGAATTTTCCAAATTGGTGTGGCTGTTGGGGACAAGCCCGAAGGTCCATTTGTGCCGCAGCCAGAGGCTATTAAGGGAAGTTATTCCATCGACCCCGCTGTCTTTCAGGGCGATGACGATCAATATTACCTCTACTTTGGAGGGATTTGGGGCGGGCAACTTCAGAAATACCGAAACAATAAATACGGTGAGAGCCTTGAAGAGCCCGAAGATGGTCAGCCTGCTCTCGGGCCCATTATGGCAAAGCTGAACGAGGACATGACGGAATTTGCAGAAGAACCAGTGGAATTGAAAATCTTAGATGAAAATGGAGACGAACTCTTGGCTGGGGATCATGAAAGAAGGTATTTCGAAGCGCCTTGGGTGCACAAGTTTAATGGAAAATATTACTTCTCTTATTCCACGGGAGATACCCACCTTATTTGTTACGCTATTGGCGATAGCCCATATGGTCCATTTACCTACCAAGGGGTTGTCCTGAACCCGGTAATCGGCTGGACAAACCATCATTCCATTGCCCAGTTTGAGGGAAAATGGTACTTGTTTTACCACGATAGCTCCCTTTCGGAAGGTGTTACTCATCTGAGAAGTGTGAAAATGGTCGAGCTGGTTCATAACCCGGATGGCTCCATTCAGACAGTAGATGCTTATCAATTATAA
- a CDS encoding endo-1,4-beta-xylanase: MKKKHPFAFYLALMFLFFSCAQKQEPVDEEPQKQNNKGLKDVFASDYLIGAALYPEVFDDPQLDALLKREFNSITPENDMKWERVHPRLGEYTFERADKIVEYTQANNIDLIGHTLVWHSQMGKGIFTMTDAPEDTVLVDKATLVNRMKEHIETVAGRYKGKIHGWDVVNEALNDDGTLRESDFLKIAGEEYLAKAFEFANEVDPDAELYYNDYNMTEPAKRDGAIALVKKLKEKGLRVDAVGMQGHWELNYPPLAQIEESIVKFSELGVKVMVTELDISVLPSPWRMPSADISIKFENNEKMNPYPNGMPDSVSVALAKRYKDIFELFDKHKDKISRVTFWGLHDGNSWKNGFPINGRTDYPMLFDRNFKPKKAYFEVVGLKDNAGK, translated from the coding sequence ATGAAAAAAAAACACCCTTTTGCCTTTTATCTCGCATTAATGTTTCTGTTTTTTAGCTGTGCGCAAAAGCAAGAGCCAGTGGATGAAGAACCTCAAAAACAAAATAATAAAGGATTGAAAGATGTTTTTGCCAGTGATTATTTGATAGGGGCGGCATTATACCCAGAAGTGTTTGACGATCCGCAATTGGATGCGCTTTTGAAGCGAGAGTTCAACAGTATTACTCCTGAAAACGACATGAAATGGGAGCGGGTTCACCCTAGATTGGGTGAATACACCTTCGAAAGAGCAGATAAAATTGTGGAATATACCCAGGCGAACAACATCGATCTGATTGGGCATACGCTTGTGTGGCACAGCCAGATGGGCAAAGGGATTTTTACGATGACAGATGCTCCAGAAGATACGGTATTGGTGGACAAAGCTACGCTTGTAAACCGGATGAAAGAGCATATCGAGACTGTGGCCGGGCGGTACAAGGGAAAAATCCATGGTTGGGATGTGGTAAATGAAGCCCTGAATGATGACGGAACGCTTAGAGAATCTGATTTTTTGAAGATTGCTGGGGAGGAATACCTTGCCAAAGCTTTTGAATTTGCCAATGAGGTTGATCCTGATGCGGAGCTGTATTACAATGATTATAACATGACTGAACCAGCCAAAAGGGATGGGGCGATTGCTTTGGTCAAAAAGCTAAAAGAAAAAGGCTTGCGAGTAGATGCTGTAGGTATGCAAGGGCATTGGGAGTTGAACTATCCGCCATTAGCGCAAATAGAAGAAAGCATTGTCAAGTTTTCGGAACTAGGTGTAAAAGTAATGGTGACGGAGTTGGATATTTCCGTGTTGCCCAGCCCTTGGAGAATGCCTTCTGCGGATATAAGCATCAAGTTTGAAAATAATGAAAAAATGAATCCGTACCCTAATGGTATGCCCGATTCGGTAAGTGTAGCCTTGGCAAAGCGGTACAAAGATATTTTCGAGCTTTTTGACAAGCACAAAGATAAGATAAGCAGGGTGACTTTTTGGGGACTGCACGATGGCAACTCATGGAAAAATGGCTTTCCAATTAATGGAAGAACGGATTACCCTATGCTTTTCGACCGAAACTTTAAGCCCAAAAAAGCCTATTTTGAAGTTGTGGGCTTGAAGGATAATGCTGGAAAGTGA